One window from the genome of Cyclobacterium amurskyense encodes:
- the rplA gene encoding 50S ribosomal protein L1 encodes MAKLTKKKKEALSKYDPSQQYSLAEASSIVKDITTTKFDASIDLDIRLGVDPRKADQMVRGVVALPHGIGKEVKVLVLCSPDKEEEAKEAGADFVGLDEFITKIEGGWTDIDVIITTPNVMAKVGRLGRVLGPRGLMPNPKSGTVTLDVGKAVNEVKAGKIDFKVDKFGIIHASVGKASFSAEKIQENAEELILTISKLKPTAAKGTYFKSIHLSSTMSSGIVIDKSSIQGL; translated from the coding sequence ATGGCTAAGTTAACAAAAAAGAAAAAAGAAGCTCTTTCTAAATACGACCCAAGCCAACAATATTCCTTGGCGGAGGCTTCTAGCATTGTTAAGGACATAACAACAACTAAATTTGACGCTTCTATAGACCTAGACATTCGTCTTGGTGTAGATCCACGAAAAGCTGACCAAATGGTTAGAGGTGTAGTGGCCTTGCCTCACGGTATAGGTAAAGAAGTTAAGGTTTTAGTACTTTGTAGTCCTGATAAGGAAGAAGAAGCCAAAGAAGCAGGAGCTGATTTTGTTGGTTTGGATGAGTTCATTACAAAGATTGAGGGAGGTTGGACTGACATTGATGTCATTATCACAACTCCTAACGTAATGGCAAAAGTAGGTAGACTTGGTAGAGTGTTAGGTCCTCGTGGACTAATGCCTAATCCAAAGTCTGGTACTGTTACCCTGGATGTAGGGAAAGCAGTTAATGAAGTAAAGGCTGGTAAAATAGATTTTAAAGTAGATAAATTTGGTATTATCCACGCAAGTGTTGGTAAAGCCTCTTTCTCTGCTGAGAAAATACAGGAAAATGCGGAAGAGTTAATTCTTACCATTTCCAAATTGAAACCAACCGCTGCTAAAGGTACTTATTTTAAAAGTATTCATTTATCCAGCACTATGTCTTCGGGTATCGTTATTGATAAGAGTAGTATTCAAGGTTTATAA
- the rpoB gene encoding DNA-directed RNA polymerase subunit beta, which produces MAIQNQTGRKSFSSIKVVKDYPDFLDIQLQSFKDFFQLDTPAEKRRQDGLFKVFSENFPISDSRENFTLEFIDYTVDPPKYNVSQSIDRGLTYSVPLKAKLRLLCSDEDNEDFETIEQEVFLGNLPYMTEKGSFVINGAERVIVSQLHRSPGVFFAQSKHTNGTKLYSARIIPFKGSWIEFATDINNVMYAYIDRKKKFPVTTLLRAIGYGSDKQILDLFGLSEEVESNKSNLKKIIGRKLAARVLRTWVEDFVDEDTGEVVSIDRNEVLLERDSILTDEDIDLIQESGTKSVILHREDVNIADYSIIYNTLQKDNSNSEKEAVEVIYRQLRNTEAPDEATAREVIHGLFFSDKRYDLGEVGRYRINKKLGLDIDSEKIVLTTQDIISIVKYLIGLINSKAVVDDIDHLSNRRVRTVGEQLYSQFGVGLARMARTIRERMNVRDNEDFKPVDLINARTLSSVINSFFGTNQLSQFMDQTNPLAELTHKRRLSALGPGGLSRERAGFEVRDVHYTHYGRLCTIETPEGPNIGLISSLCVHAKVNGMGFLETPYRRVSEGKVSMKPEDVVFLTAEEEDDNNIAQANAPLDDKGVFINDKVKARFEGDFPVLEPKEISYMDVAPNQIVSVAASLIPFLEHDDANRALMGSNMQRQAVPLLKAEAPIVGTGLEGKAAIDSRSLILAEADGVIDYVDAEKITVKYELSDDELLVNFSDEYKTYKLIKFRRTNQDTTINLTPIVLQGQKVVKGQVLVEGYSTNKGELALGKNLLVAYMPWQGYNFEDAIVISERVVREDVFTSIHIEEFQLEVRDTKRGEEELTSEIPNVSEDAVKNLDENGIIRVGSELKEGDIIIGKITPKGETDPTPEEKLLRAIFGDKAGDVKDASLKASPSLNGVVINTKLFSRPKKDKDLRAKAKADVEKLKQQYSKDLLGVRSRMIQKLVTILEDKVSKGVKHKFGDEIISKGVKFNYQNIENNLFPAKNPYRDESNYNVPEEVNLISDILLDDWTEDEHTNSLVQQLVKNYTNTRNEISGIFKRNKFTLEVGDELPAGIVQMAKVYVAKKRKLKVGDKMAGRHGNKGIVARIVRDEDMPFLADGQPMDIVLNPLGVPSRMNIGQIYETVLAWAGRILGKTYATPIFDGATTEEVAEELGKAGLPSFGRTYLFDGLTGKKFDQPVTVGISYMLKLGHLVDDKMHARSIGPYSLITQQPLGGKAQFGGQRFGEMEVWALEAFGASHVLREILTVKSDDVIGRAKAYEAIVKGENLPKANIPESFNVLVHELRGLALEITLD; this is translated from the coding sequence TTGGCTATCCAGAATCAAACCGGAAGGAAAAGTTTCTCATCCATTAAGGTAGTCAAAGACTATCCGGATTTCTTAGATATTCAACTGCAATCTTTTAAAGATTTCTTTCAGTTGGATACTCCTGCAGAGAAAAGAAGGCAGGATGGTCTTTTCAAGGTCTTTTCAGAAAATTTTCCCATTAGTGACTCTAGGGAAAATTTCACCCTTGAATTTATCGACTATACCGTAGATCCTCCAAAATACAATGTCTCTCAAAGTATTGACCGTGGTCTTACCTATTCTGTCCCATTAAAAGCAAAATTAAGATTGCTTTGCTCCGATGAGGACAACGAAGACTTTGAAACCATAGAACAAGAAGTTTTCTTAGGAAATCTTCCTTATATGACGGAAAAAGGATCATTCGTCATCAATGGTGCTGAAAGGGTAATTGTTTCTCAATTACACCGTTCACCTGGTGTTTTCTTTGCCCAAAGTAAACATACCAACGGTACCAAGTTATACTCTGCCAGGATTATTCCTTTCAAAGGTTCCTGGATTGAATTTGCTACCGATATCAATAATGTGATGTATGCTTATATAGACAGGAAGAAGAAATTCCCTGTTACTACCCTATTGAGGGCTATAGGCTATGGATCTGACAAACAAATATTGGACCTCTTCGGACTTTCTGAGGAAGTAGAATCCAATAAATCCAATCTGAAAAAGATCATCGGAAGAAAATTAGCTGCAAGGGTACTTCGTACTTGGGTAGAGGATTTTGTAGATGAAGATACAGGAGAGGTTGTCTCTATTGATAGGAATGAAGTGCTATTGGAAAGAGACAGTATCTTAACTGATGAAGATATAGATTTAATTCAAGAGTCAGGTACTAAAAGTGTCATCCTTCATAGGGAGGATGTCAATATTGCTGATTATTCCATTATTTATAATACCCTCCAAAAAGATAACTCTAACTCTGAAAAAGAAGCTGTAGAGGTAATTTACCGTCAGCTTAGAAATACTGAAGCTCCTGATGAAGCTACAGCCAGAGAAGTTATTCACGGTCTTTTCTTTTCTGACAAAAGATATGATTTAGGTGAAGTAGGTAGGTATAGAATCAATAAAAAATTAGGTTTAGATATTGATTCCGAAAAAATTGTCCTTACTACTCAGGACATTATCTCTATCGTTAAATACCTTATTGGTCTGATCAACTCTAAAGCTGTAGTCGATGATATTGATCACTTAAGCAATAGAAGGGTTAGAACTGTAGGGGAACAACTATATAGCCAATTTGGTGTTGGTTTGGCTAGAATGGCCAGAACCATTAGAGAAAGAATGAATGTTAGGGATAACGAGGATTTTAAACCCGTTGACCTTATCAATGCTAGAACGCTTTCTTCTGTAATCAATTCCTTCTTCGGCACGAATCAGCTTAGTCAGTTTATGGATCAGACCAACCCACTTGCGGAGTTGACCCATAAAAGAAGACTTTCTGCTTTAGGTCCAGGTGGTCTATCCAGGGAACGTGCAGGATTTGAAGTACGTGATGTTCACTATACTCACTATGGACGTCTTTGTACCATTGAAACTCCTGAAGGTCCTAATATTGGATTGATTTCTTCTCTTTGCGTACATGCCAAAGTCAATGGCATGGGATTCTTAGAGACTCCTTACCGTAGAGTAAGTGAAGGAAAAGTAAGTATGAAGCCTGAAGATGTCGTATTCCTTACGGCTGAAGAAGAGGATGATAATAATATCGCCCAGGCAAATGCTCCACTTGATGACAAGGGCGTCTTTATCAATGATAAAGTAAAAGCCAGATTTGAAGGTGACTTCCCTGTACTTGAGCCAAAAGAGATCTCCTATATGGATGTCGCTCCTAATCAAATTGTATCTGTTGCCGCATCTTTAATTCCGTTCTTGGAACATGATGATGCCAACCGTGCATTGATGGGTTCCAACATGCAGCGTCAAGCAGTTCCTTTATTAAAAGCCGAAGCACCTATAGTAGGTACCGGTTTGGAAGGAAAAGCAGCCATAGATTCAAGATCGTTAATATTGGCTGAAGCTGATGGCGTGATTGATTATGTAGATGCTGAGAAAATCACCGTTAAATATGAATTGTCTGATGACGAATTACTGGTAAATTTCAGTGATGAGTACAAGACTTATAAACTGATTAAGTTCAGAAGAACCAACCAGGACACCACGATAAACCTCACCCCAATTGTATTACAAGGACAAAAGGTGGTCAAAGGTCAAGTATTGGTAGAAGGTTATTCTACCAATAAAGGTGAATTGGCATTGGGTAAAAATCTTCTTGTGGCTTATATGCCATGGCAAGGGTATAACTTTGAGGATGCAATCGTAATATCCGAAAGGGTAGTAAGGGAAGATGTATTTACTTCCATACATATCGAAGAATTCCAACTCGAAGTGAGAGATACCAAACGTGGTGAAGAAGAGTTAACCTCTGAAATCCCTAACGTTTCTGAAGATGCCGTTAAGAATCTTGATGAAAACGGTATTATTAGAGTTGGTTCTGAGCTAAAAGAAGGAGATATAATCATTGGTAAGATAACACCTAAGGGTGAAACTGATCCTACCCCGGAAGAGAAATTGCTTCGTGCAATCTTTGGTGACAAAGCTGGTGATGTAAAAGATGCATCATTGAAAGCTTCACCTTCTTTGAATGGTGTAGTGATCAATACCAAATTATTCTCTCGACCTAAAAAAGACAAAGATCTTCGTGCAAAAGCGAAAGCTGACGTTGAAAAACTTAAGCAGCAGTATAGCAAAGATTTGTTAGGTGTTAGATCTAGAATGATCCAAAAATTGGTTACCATTCTAGAAGATAAAGTCTCTAAAGGTGTTAAACACAAATTTGGAGATGAAATAATTAGCAAAGGGGTTAAATTCAATTATCAAAACATTGAGAACAACCTATTCCCTGCTAAGAACCCTTATAGGGACGAAAGTAACTACAATGTTCCTGAAGAAGTGAATCTTATTTCAGATATCCTTTTGGATGACTGGACAGAAGATGAGCATACCAATTCTTTGGTTCAGCAATTGGTGAAAAACTATACCAATACCAGAAATGAAATTTCTGGTATCTTCAAAAGGAACAAGTTTACCTTAGAAGTAGGTGATGAATTACCTGCTGGTATTGTTCAGATGGCCAAAGTATATGTTGCCAAGAAACGTAAGTTGAAGGTAGGAGATAAAATGGCAGGTAGACACGGTAACAAGGGTATTGTTGCAAGGATTGTAAGGGATGAAGACATGCCTTTCCTTGCTGACGGACAGCCTATGGATATTGTGTTGAACCCACTTGGTGTACCTTCTAGGATGAATATAGGTCAAATCTATGAAACCGTTCTTGCCTGGGCAGGAAGGATTCTAGGTAAAACCTATGCTACTCCAATCTTTGACGGAGCTACTACTGAAGAAGTTGCTGAAGAACTTGGAAAAGCAGGCTTGCCTTCATTTGGTAGGACTTACTTATTTGATGGACTTACAGGTAAGAAATTTGATCAGCCGGTAACAGTTGGTATTTCTTACATGCTGAAATTGGGTCACCTTGTAGATGACAAGATGCACGCAAGATCAATTGGACCATATTCCCTTATAACACAACAACCATTGGGTGGTAAAGCACAGTTTGGTGGTCAGCGTTTTGGAGAGATGGAAGTTTGGGCACTCGAGGCATTTGGAGCTTCTCATGTACTAAGAGAAATCTTAACAGTGAAATCTGATGATGTTATAGGACGTGCTAAAGCTTATGAAGCGATCGTAAAAGGTGAGAATTTACCTAAAGCTAACATCCCTGAGTCGTTCAATGTACTTGTGCATGAACTTAGAGGACTAGCATTGGAGATTACGCTTGACTAA
- the rplK gene encoding 50S ribosomal protein L11, with amino-acid sequence MAKEISGYLKLQVKGGQANPSPPVGPALGSKGLNIMEFCKQFNARTQEKMGQVLPVLVTIYSDKSFDFVVKTPPAAVMLLEAAKLKSGSAEPNRKKVGSVSWDQVKEIAEVKMPDLNAFEIPSAMRMVAGTARSMGITVSGKAPWEE; translated from the coding sequence ATGGCTAAAGAAATCTCTGGTTATCTGAAACTACAGGTAAAGGGTGGCCAGGCTAACCCATCTCCTCCAGTTGGTCCAGCCCTTGGTTCAAAAGGGTTGAACATAATGGAGTTCTGTAAGCAATTTAATGCTAGAACTCAGGAAAAAATGGGCCAGGTTCTTCCTGTTCTTGTTACGATTTATTCGGACAAGTCTTTTGATTTTGTCGTAAAGACGCCTCCTGCAGCAGTAATGCTTTTGGAAGCAGCAAAATTAAAAAGTGGTTCAGCCGAACCAAATAGGAAAAAAGTAGGCTCTGTATCTTGGGATCAAGTCAAAGAAATTGCAGAAGTGAAAATGCCCGATTTGAATGCTTTTGAAATACCTTCTGCTATGCGAATGGTGGCTGGTACAGCTAGAAGTATGGGGATCACGGTTTCAGGAAAAGCTCCTTGGGAGGAATAA
- a CDS encoding DUF3467 domain-containing protein produces MEDDKKTEEQQKQQINVELTDEIAEGIYSNLAMIAHSNSEFVVDFIRLMPGIPKAKVKSRIIMTPDHALRLLHALKDNLEKYEKAFGKIQGGKDAPQFPMNFGGTLGEA; encoded by the coding sequence ATGGAAGATGATAAAAAAACTGAGGAGCAGCAAAAGCAACAAATAAATGTGGAGCTAACAGACGAAATTGCTGAGGGAATTTATTCCAACTTGGCGATGATAGCCCATTCGAACTCAGAATTTGTGGTGGATTTTATCCGTTTAATGCCTGGAATACCTAAGGCAAAGGTTAAATCACGAATTATAATGACGCCAGATCATGCTTTACGACTTTTACATGCATTGAAAGACAATCTTGAGAAGTACGAAAAAGCATTTGGAAAAATACAAGGAGGGAAGGATGCCCCTCAATTCCCAATGAATTTTGGGGGAACATTAGGAGAAGCATAA
- the rpoC gene encoding DNA-directed RNA polymerase subunit beta': MAFRKNKKLNNDFSRVTISLASPESILDSSHGEVTQPETINYRTYKPEMGGLFCERIFGPVKDWECHCGKYKRIRYKGIICDRCGVEVTEKKVRRERMGHIELVVPVAHIWYFKSLPNKIGYLLGLPTKKLDQIVYYERYVVINAGIKADDGLQYLDFLTEDEYLDIMDKLPKENQMMDDDDPNKFIAKMGAEALEMLLARLDLDDLSYSLRHQAATDTSQQRKAEALKRLKVVEAFRDARTRIENRPEWMIVRMVPVIPPELRPLVPLDGGRFATSDLNDLYRRVIIRNNRLKRLIDIKAPEVILRNEKRMLQEAVDSLFDNSRKVNAVRSDGNRALKSLSDMLKGKQGRFRQNLLGKRVDYSGRSVIVVGPELKLHECGLPKNMAAELFKPFIIRKLIERGIVKTVKSAKKIVDRKDPVVWDILENVLKGHPVMLNRAPTLHRLGIQAFQPKLIEGKAIQLHPLVCTAFNADFDGDQMAVHVPLGHEAILEASTLMLSSHNILNPANGAPITVPSQDMVLGLYYVTKGMRSTPEKVVEGEGMTFYGLEEVLIALNEGAISKHAFIKCKVKVRKDDGSLADEIIETVAGRLIFNQFVPEEVGFVNELLTKKKLQQIIAEVVKICGIARSAQFLDDIKHLGFQTAFQGGLSMGLDDVIIPDEKDPLIAKATTDVDQVWNNYLMGLITDNERYNQVIDIWTRTNSNLTNILMRQMEEDNQGFNAIYMMMHSGARGSREQIRQLGGMRGLMAKPQKNLQGSVGEIIENPILSNFKEGLDVLEYFISTHGARKGLADTALKTADAGYLTRRLVDVAQDMIVSEEDCGTLRGLVVQALKDNDEIVEPLSERIVGRIAVHDVIDPLTDELILESGGEISDDIAKIIDESAVEEVEIRSVLTCETRRGVCCKCYGRNLTTGSIVQVGESVGVIAAQSIGEPGTQLTLRTFHVGGTASNISVEANINSKFDGIVEFEEELRWIKTTNKDGEDVSIVMGRSGEIKINDVKSGKTLVSNHVPYGAILNVKDGQKITKGDSLCTWDPYNAVILSEFDGKVDFEAILEGITYKEVADDQTGYREKVIIDTKDKTKNPAVVVEHGDDSKSYNIPVGAHLSVEKGEDVKAGQILVKIPRSVGKTRDITGGLPRVTELFEARNPSNPAVVSEIDGVVLYGGIKRGNREIFIESKDGVKKRYMVSLSKHILVQENDFIRAGEPLSDGAITPNDILSIKGPTAVQEYLVNEIQEVYRLQGVKINDKHIEVIVSQMMQKVEILDAGDTGFLQNQIVDKWAFREENDMILDKKVVVEPGDSATLKAGMIITARRLRDENSSLKRKDLKVVQVRDAQTSVSRPTLQGITASSLGTESFISAASFQETTKVLSEAAIRGKRDELLGLKENVIVGHLIPAGTGQRKFNNLIVGSKEEYELLTAEKEAGSKKVRETVK, from the coding sequence ATGGCGTTCAGAAAAAATAAAAAACTAAACAACGACTTTTCCAGAGTCACCATTAGTTTGGCTTCACCTGAGTCCATCTTGGACAGTTCGCATGGTGAGGTTACACAACCTGAAACGATCAATTACAGAACTTACAAGCCTGAAATGGGTGGATTGTTTTGTGAGCGAATTTTCGGGCCGGTAAAAGACTGGGAATGTCATTGTGGGAAATACAAGCGCATAAGGTACAAAGGGATCATCTGCGACCGTTGTGGTGTAGAGGTTACCGAGAAGAAGGTAAGGAGAGAGCGAATGGGCCACATAGAATTGGTTGTGCCCGTAGCGCATATCTGGTACTTCAAATCCCTTCCTAATAAGATTGGTTATCTTTTGGGACTGCCTACAAAAAAGCTGGATCAAATCGTTTATTATGAAAGGTATGTAGTCATCAATGCTGGAATTAAAGCAGATGATGGGTTACAATACTTGGATTTCCTAACCGAGGATGAATATCTTGATATAATGGATAAGCTTCCTAAGGAAAATCAAATGATGGATGACGATGATCCGAATAAGTTTATTGCCAAAATGGGTGCTGAAGCGCTTGAAATGCTTTTGGCAAGACTTGATTTGGATGATCTATCTTATAGCCTTAGACACCAGGCCGCTACAGATACTTCGCAGCAAAGAAAAGCTGAAGCATTGAAGCGACTTAAAGTGGTTGAAGCTTTCAGAGATGCCAGGACAAGAATAGAAAACAGGCCTGAATGGATGATTGTACGAATGGTACCAGTTATTCCACCAGAGCTTCGTCCTTTGGTTCCTCTCGATGGTGGTAGATTTGCTACTTCGGATTTGAATGACCTTTACAGAAGGGTTATTATTAGAAATAACCGTCTAAAAAGACTAATAGATATTAAGGCACCAGAAGTAATTCTTAGAAATGAGAAACGTATGCTTCAGGAAGCTGTTGATTCCTTATTTGACAATTCAAGGAAAGTCAATGCGGTAAGATCTGATGGAAACAGGGCATTAAAATCCCTGTCCGACATGTTGAAAGGTAAGCAGGGTCGATTCCGTCAAAACCTTTTAGGAAAAAGGGTTGATTATTCCGGACGTTCTGTGATTGTAGTAGGGCCTGAGCTTAAACTACATGAATGTGGATTGCCTAAGAATATGGCAGCGGAGCTTTTCAAACCTTTTATTATCAGGAAACTAATAGAAAGAGGAATTGTAAAAACTGTAAAATCTGCTAAGAAAATAGTCGATAGGAAAGACCCAGTTGTCTGGGATATCCTTGAAAACGTTCTGAAAGGCCACCCTGTAATGCTAAACCGTGCACCAACTCTGCACAGGCTAGGTATTCAGGCGTTTCAACCAAAGTTGATTGAAGGAAAAGCAATTCAACTTCATCCACTTGTTTGTACTGCCTTTAATGCGGATTTTGATGGTGACCAGATGGCCGTTCACGTTCCTTTGGGACATGAAGCTATTTTGGAAGCCTCTACATTGATGCTTTCTTCACACAATATCCTTAACCCTGCCAATGGTGCACCTATTACTGTTCCTTCACAGGATATGGTTTTGGGACTGTATTATGTAACCAAGGGAATGAGATCTACTCCTGAGAAGGTAGTAGAAGGTGAAGGAATGACTTTTTATGGACTTGAAGAGGTATTGATTGCACTGAATGAAGGTGCCATTTCAAAACATGCTTTCATTAAGTGTAAAGTTAAAGTTAGAAAAGACGACGGTTCTCTAGCAGATGAAATAATAGAGACAGTGGCTGGTAGATTGATTTTCAACCAGTTTGTGCCAGAAGAGGTAGGATTCGTAAACGAATTATTGACCAAGAAAAAATTACAGCAAATCATTGCTGAAGTGGTTAAGATTTGTGGTATTGCTCGTTCTGCACAGTTTCTTGATGATATCAAGCACTTAGGGTTCCAAACAGCCTTCCAAGGAGGTCTTTCTATGGGACTTGATGATGTAATTATCCCAGATGAGAAAGATCCATTGATAGCGAAAGCTACCACTGATGTAGATCAGGTATGGAACAACTACTTGATGGGATTGATCACTGATAACGAGCGATACAATCAGGTCATCGATATATGGACCCGAACCAACTCTAACCTGACAAATATCCTTATGCGTCAGATGGAGGAAGATAATCAAGGATTCAACGCCATTTACATGATGATGCACTCCGGAGCCCGTGGTTCTCGTGAGCAAATCAGACAGTTGGGTGGGATGCGTGGTCTTATGGCCAAGCCTCAGAAAAATCTTCAAGGATCTGTTGGAGAAATTATTGAAAACCCTATTCTATCCAACTTTAAAGAAGGATTGGATGTATTGGAGTACTTTATCTCTACTCACGGTGCAAGGAAAGGTCTAGCGGATACAGCACTAAAAACTGCTGATGCTGGATATTTGACTAGAAGACTTGTGGATGTAGCGCAGGATATGATTGTATCTGAAGAGGATTGTGGTACTTTGAGAGGGCTTGTAGTTCAAGCATTGAAAGACAATGATGAGATCGTTGAGCCATTATCTGAACGAATTGTTGGTAGAATCGCAGTTCATGATGTAATAGATCCTTTAACAGATGAGTTAATTCTTGAATCTGGTGGAGAAATCAGTGATGATATTGCTAAGATCATTGATGAATCTGCAGTAGAAGAAGTAGAAATTCGCTCTGTATTAACTTGTGAAACCAGAAGAGGTGTTTGCTGTAAATGTTACGGACGTAACCTTACAACTGGTAGTATTGTACAAGTTGGAGAGTCTGTAGGTGTAATCGCAGCACAGTCTATTGGTGAGCCAGGTACTCAGTTGACCTTAAGAACGTTCCACGTTGGTGGTACAGCTTCCAATATATCGGTTGAAGCGAACATCAATTCCAAATTTGATGGAATTGTAGAATTCGAAGAAGAGCTTAGATGGATCAAAACCACCAATAAAGATGGTGAAGATGTTTCTATCGTAATGGGCCGATCAGGCGAAATCAAGATTAATGATGTAAAATCAGGAAAAACTTTGGTTTCTAACCATGTTCCTTACGGAGCGATTCTTAATGTAAAAGATGGTCAGAAAATTACCAAAGGTGATTCTTTATGTACCTGGGATCCATACAATGCGGTTATTCTTTCTGAGTTTGACGGTAAGGTTGATTTTGAAGCAATTCTTGAAGGGATAACTTACAAGGAAGTAGCTGATGATCAAACTGGGTATAGAGAAAAGGTAATTATAGACACTAAGGATAAAACCAAAAACCCTGCGGTTGTAGTAGAACATGGAGATGATTCCAAGTCTTACAACATTCCAGTAGGGGCACACCTTTCCGTAGAAAAAGGAGAGGATGTGAAAGCAGGTCAAATCCTTGTGAAAATCCCAAGATCTGTTGGTAAGACAAGAGATATTACCGGTGGTCTTCCAAGAGTTACCGAGCTTTTCGAAGCAAGGAACCCTTCAAACCCTGCAGTGGTATCTGAGATTGATGGAGTTGTATTGTACGGTGGTATCAAAAGAGGTAATCGTGAGATCTTCATTGAATCTAAAGATGGAGTTAAGAAAAGGTACATGGTATCTCTTTCTAAGCACATCCTTGTTCAAGAGAATGATTTCATTAGAGCTGGAGAACCACTTTCTGATGGAGCGATAACGCCTAACGATATATTGTCTATCAAAGGCCCAACAGCTGTTCAGGAGTACTTGGTAAATGAGATTCAGGAAGTATACCGTCTACAAGGTGTAAAAATCAATGACAAGCACATCGAGGTAATTGTTAGCCAGATGATGCAGAAAGTTGAAATACTTGATGCTGGAGATACAGGTTTCCTTCAGAATCAAATTGTAGACAAGTGGGCTTTCCGTGAGGAAAATGACATGATCCTTGACAAGAAGGTAGTTGTAGAGCCTGGAGATTCAGCCACGCTTAAAGCGGGTATGATAATCACTGCGCGAAGACTTAGAGATGAGAACTCTAGCCTAAAACGTAAAGACCTTAAAGTGGTTCAAGTAAGAGATGCACAAACATCTGTTTCCAGACCTACTTTGCAAGGTATTACGGCTTCTTCATTGGGTACTGAAAGCTTTATTTCTGCTGCTTCATTCCAGGAGACCACTAAGGTACTTAGTGAGGCTGCTATTAGAGGCAAGCGAGATGAGCTACTTGGACTTAAAGAGAACGTCATTGTGGGTCACCTTATTCCAGCAGGAACAGGGCAACGAAAATTCAATAATTTGATCGTTGGATCAAAAGAAGAGTATGAGTTGTTGACTGCTGAAAAAGAGGCGGGTAGCAAGAAAGTTCGAGAGACAGTTAAATAA
- the rplJ gene encoding 50S ribosomal protein L10 translates to MTRENKKSIIDELTEKLKSTPHFYISDASGFSVAQVNGFRKMCFDKGLEYKIYKNTLIKKALENLDTDYSEFAENALKGFSGILFSPEVGNLPAKVILDYRKKVATKDKKPWFKGASIEGAQFLGEENLEMLSKLKSKEELLGEVISLLQSPATNVVSALQSGKNILAGLVKTLAEKEEA, encoded by the coding sequence ATGACTAGAGAAAACAAAAAAAGCATAATTGACGAACTTACCGAAAAGCTAAAGTCTACTCCGCATTTCTATATCTCCGATGCATCAGGATTTAGTGTAGCTCAGGTAAATGGTTTCAGAAAAATGTGCTTCGATAAAGGTTTGGAATATAAGATATATAAAAATACGCTTATAAAAAAGGCCTTGGAAAATCTCGATACAGATTATTCTGAATTTGCAGAAAATGCCTTAAAAGGCTTTTCAGGTATATTGTTCTCACCAGAAGTTGGAAACCTTCCTGCTAAAGTAATTTTAGATTACAGGAAAAAGGTAGCTACTAAAGATAAAAAACCTTGGTTTAAAGGTGCTTCTATCGAAGGTGCTCAGTTTCTAGGAGAAGAAAATCTGGAAATGCTATCAAAACTGAAATCCAAAGAGGAATTGTTGGGCGAGGTTATCTCTCTTCTTCAATCTCCAGCTACAAACGTGGTTTCAGCGCTTCAAAGCGGGAAAAATATTCTTGCAGGTCTAGTGAAAACACTAGCCGAAAAAGAAGAAGCTTAA
- the rplL gene encoding 50S ribosomal protein L7/L12, whose protein sequence is MADLKAFAEQLVNLTVKEVNELAAILKDDYGIEPAAAAATVVAAGGAAGDGAAEEEQTSFDVVLKAAGGQKLAVVKLVKELTGLGLKEAKEVVDSAPKAVKEGVSKEEAEALKKQLEEAGAEVELK, encoded by the coding sequence ATGGCAGATCTTAAAGCATTCGCTGAGCAGTTAGTTAACTTAACTGTAAAAGAGGTAAATGAGTTAGCCGCAATTTTGAAAGATGATTATGGTATCGAACCTGCTGCTGCTGCTGCTACTGTGGTAGCTGCTGGTGGAGCCGCTGGCGATGGTGCTGCTGAAGAAGAGCAAACTTCTTTTGATGTTGTCTTGAAAGCTGCAGGTGGACAAAAATTGGCAGTCGTAAAACTTGTTAAAGAATTGACAGGTCTTGGACTAAAAGAAGCCAAAGAAGTAGTTGATAGCGCTCCTAAAGCTGTTAAAGAAGGCGTAAGCAAAGAAGAAGCTGAAGCTCTTAAGAAACAACTTGAAGAAGCTGGAGCTGAAGTTGAGCTTAAATAG